Proteins encoded within one genomic window of Verrucomicrobiia bacterium:
- the rsfS gene encoding ribosome silencing factor translates to MKPVTTKKLITLCRESAENKKATDITILDLKKLPTFTDYFLICSAQSEPQLKAIAQEIEKKVREDTGRKPYAVEGTATSHWMILDYGDLIIHIFHEKMRQHYALEQLWGDAEWRKK, encoded by the coding sequence ATGAAACCGGTCACCACCAAAAAACTTATTACACTCTGTCGTGAAAGCGCAGAAAACAAAAAAGCAACCGATATCACTATTTTAGATCTCAAAAAGCTTCCCACCTTTACTGATTATTTTCTGATTTGTTCCGCCCAATCCGAGCCACAATTAAAAGCGATCGCTCAAGAAATAGAAAAGAAAGTTCGCGAAGACACAGGACGAAAACCTTACGCTGTGGAAGGAACCGCGACCAGTCATTGGATGATCTTGGACTATGGCGATCTTATCATTCACATTTTTCACGAAAAAATGCGTCAACATTACGCTTTAGAACAACTATGGGGCGACGCCGAATGGAGGAAAAAATAA
- a CDS encoding DNA/RNA non-specific endonuclease, translating into MRKKINLVFALATGMLLGLYQANAVIDVSLQMQLGNPSGATSDTNDHNHYLITRPVQALDYNDSKGHANWVSWDLTYEDLGKTMPSEYFFTDNSLPPNFYHVKDKDYNGVNAINFNRGHLCPSADRTDTDTHNNMVFLMSNIIPQSAHNNNTVWKDLESYCRSLLAKNELLIMTGPSDCGKNTLPNGKICIPSKIWKIIVVVPRGKGTALSRITTTTNRVIAVSIPNVTNGLSNAWHDYITSAYQIELDTGLKFFTALPEVIASAFRAKIDDFANINSVTLVGWDASGSTNFGLSPLSPNSKATGLTVVGLTRGLGVYTNGVAPKRAWGGSTFTNKSSAKAIAANQFITFSVAPKNGYTVSFTSINKFDYRRSGTGPSKGLVQYQLDSGDFVDVANVFFTDNTPSGSSIAPIDLSGITDLQNVGYGTNVTFRIVIWGGTGPTGKWGIYDMAYSPAPDFALAGTVLTE; encoded by the coding sequence ATGAGAAAGAAAATTAATTTAGTTTTCGCGCTTGCTACAGGAATGCTGTTGGGTTTGTATCAAGCCAATGCAGTTATCGATGTATCGCTTCAAATGCAGTTGGGCAATCCAAGCGGGGCAACTTCTGATACCAATGATCACAATCATTACCTGATTACGCGCCCTGTTCAAGCGCTCGATTATAACGACAGCAAGGGACATGCAAATTGGGTGAGTTGGGATTTGACGTATGAAGATTTGGGCAAAACCATGCCCTCAGAATATTTCTTCACCGATAACAGCTTGCCTCCTAACTTTTATCATGTAAAGGACAAGGATTATAATGGGGTCAATGCTATTAATTTCAATCGGGGACATTTATGCCCATCTGCGGATCGAACCGATACCGATACTCATAACAATATGGTTTTCTTGATGTCTAACATCATACCCCAATCGGCTCACAATAATAACACTGTTTGGAAAGATTTAGAAAGTTATTGTCGTTCGCTTCTTGCGAAAAACGAACTTCTCATTATGACTGGGCCAAGTGATTGTGGAAAAAATACGCTTCCAAACGGCAAGATATGCATCCCTTCTAAAATCTGGAAAATTATCGTGGTTGTTCCGCGTGGTAAAGGCACGGCGCTAAGTAGGATTACGACAACAACCAACCGGGTAATTGCTGTCAGCATTCCAAACGTTACGAATGGACTGAGCAATGCGTGGCACGATTACATCACCTCTGCATATCAAATTGAACTTGATACGGGGCTCAAGTTTTTCACTGCCTTGCCAGAAGTCATTGCCTCCGCTTTCCGAGCCAAGATAGATGACTTCGCCAATATAAATAGTGTTACACTCGTTGGGTGGGATGCGAGCGGCTCGACTAACTTTGGTCTCTCGCCACTATCGCCAAATTCCAAGGCTACCGGGTTGACCGTTGTTGGTCTTACGCGCGGCTTAGGTGTTTACACAAATGGCGTCGCACCCAAGCGTGCGTGGGGCGGATCGACATTTACAAATAAAAGTTCGGCCAAAGCCATTGCTGCAAATCAATTCATTACTTTTTCAGTTGCGCCCAAAAATGGTTATACCGTTTCTTTTACCAGCATCAACAAATTCGATTATCGACGCTCCGGGACTGGGCCAAGTAAGGGGCTCGTGCAATACCAACTCGACTCAGGTGATTTTGTCGATGTCGCGAATGTTTTCTTCACTGATAATACACCATCCGGTTCGTCCATTGCGCCAATTGATCTCTCGGGTATTACAGATCTTCAAAATGTCGGTTATGGAACGAATGTTACATTTCGCATTGTGATTTGGGGCGGCACAGGTCCAACGGGCAAATGGGGCATTTATGATATGGCGTATTCACCTGCTCCTGATTTCGCTCTGGCAGGCACTGTCTTGACTGAATAA
- a CDS encoding polysaccharide biosynthesis tyrosine autokinase: MANGFSFNTIIRYLSLNLLKLVLFFLGFFLLATGFYFYHAPKYTAKATLELTRSFSSGKEIEFHQTSLKQRDILYPVIEQLHLNQRWSSESKSPLTLENTYRLLFKKIRFIPYESSSFLEIQVTGNSLNEAMAIARAVAQSYTFFYQRRLNPDLEENTADLRDTIQKQTLLVQTLSSQLSTLTNQATHHLAEIQKSEGLERRWAEEKALLDEKKRQWNLVKDLSSIDLADHFIKTGVETSLISDLLSQYRDLEAQMEQLLIEGYGKDHPRFQEAAELLVGIQKRLGSIVLSLRQDMENEMIASEKKMETFKKEMEETQKIQQSLPPSEKIISLQNKLTQAQSQLERDEQTYETLLQKNYQSSKLPPPILIRGDVEGHAWQPDWVKLVNIGGIGALGLAIITLLGIRGLDRSVKTIDQFERATGISVLAVIPQDVPTLNHAQAASPHAEGYRLLKAKIENKLSACRTLTLISGGMGEGKSTTLFNLAWVIAESGAKTLLVDADLRRPRLHKILNLPNAIGLGQLLTQTRSISEAITATRLPNLDFISSGLVTEAAMQSFNSDRLEEIMTELKKDYEWILWDAPPIIGVSDALRLVRGVQGVIMVVKPHQYPLYVAQRVKNILQENNVKILGAVFNNVDTREHELYEFYTAYYDYYDPEEK, translated from the coding sequence ATGGCGAATGGTTTTTCTTTCAATACTATCATTCGCTATCTTTCCCTCAACTTACTAAAATTAGTGTTGTTTTTTCTTGGCTTTTTTTTGCTGGCAACGGGTTTTTATTTTTATCATGCGCCAAAGTATACAGCAAAAGCCACTTTAGAATTAACCCGTTCTTTTTCCTCAGGTAAGGAAATCGAATTTCATCAAACCAGTCTCAAACAACGCGACATCCTTTATCCTGTCATCGAACAGTTACACCTGAACCAACGTTGGAGTTCTGAGTCTAAATCTCCTTTAACTCTGGAAAATACTTATCGTCTTTTATTTAAAAAAATCCGTTTTATTCCTTACGAATCAAGTTCTTTTTTAGAAATTCAAGTAACCGGAAATTCGCTCAATGAAGCGATGGCTATTGCCAGAGCCGTGGCCCAATCTTACACCTTTTTTTATCAACGACGTTTGAATCCCGATTTAGAAGAAAACACCGCTGACTTGCGTGACACGATCCAAAAACAAACCTTACTCGTTCAAACGTTATCTAGCCAACTTTCCACGCTCACCAATCAAGCTACTCACCATCTCGCCGAAATACAAAAATCGGAAGGACTCGAAAGACGCTGGGCAGAAGAGAAAGCGCTCCTTGACGAAAAAAAAAGGCAATGGAACCTCGTTAAGGATTTATCGTCTATCGATCTAGCGGATCATTTTATCAAAACAGGCGTCGAAACCAGTCTGATTTCTGATTTGCTATCGCAATATCGCGACTTGGAAGCGCAAATGGAACAGCTCTTAATCGAAGGCTATGGAAAAGATCATCCACGTTTTCAAGAAGCTGCAGAATTACTAGTAGGGATACAAAAACGTTTGGGCAGCATCGTATTGAGCTTAAGACAAGACATGGAAAATGAAATGATCGCTTCAGAAAAAAAAATGGAAACTTTCAAAAAAGAGATGGAAGAAACCCAGAAAATACAACAATCCTTACCGCCTTCTGAAAAAATCATTTCGCTCCAAAATAAATTGACCCAAGCACAATCTCAATTGGAACGTGATGAGCAAACTTATGAAACGTTGCTGCAAAAAAACTATCAATCCTCAAAACTGCCTCCGCCTATTTTAATTCGTGGCGATGTGGAAGGCCACGCCTGGCAACCTGATTGGGTGAAACTAGTAAACATCGGTGGCATAGGCGCCTTAGGTTTAGCCATTATTACTTTACTGGGTATTCGCGGACTGGATCGTTCAGTAAAAACAATCGATCAATTTGAACGCGCCACAGGCATTTCTGTGCTAGCGGTCATTCCTCAAGATGTGCCTACCTTAAATCATGCCCAAGCCGCTTCGCCCCATGCTGAAGGTTATCGTTTATTAAAAGCAAAAATCGAAAATAAATTATCAGCCTGTCGCACTTTGACCTTGATAAGCGGAGGAATGGGGGAGGGAAAATCGACTACGCTTTTTAATTTAGCTTGGGTGATTGCTGAAAGTGGCGCAAAAACATTATTGGTTGATGCTGATTTACGTCGACCTCGCTTGCATAAAATTTTGAACCTTCCCAATGCCATTGGATTAGGTCAGCTATTGACTCAAACACGGTCGATTTCCGAAGCCATCACTGCAACACGCCTACCCAATCTCGATTTTATTTCAAGTGGATTGGTTACCGAAGCAGCCATGCAAAGCTTCAATTCAGATCGGTTAGAAGAAATCATGACCGAACTTAAAAAAGATTATGAATGGATTCTATGGGATGCTCCTCCCATTATCGGCGTTAGCGACGCATTGCGCTTAGTCCGAGGTGTGCAAGGGGTCATTATGGTAGTGAAACCTCATCAATACCCGCTATATGTGGCACAACGAGTTAAAAATATCTTGCAAGAAAACAACGTAAAAATCTTAGGCGCTGTATTTAATAACGTCGACACACGTGAACATGAGCTTTACGAATTTTACACTGCCTACTATGATTATTACGACCCCGAGGAAAAGTAA
- a CDS encoding phosphoadenylyl-sulfate reductase encodes MDFFEGAEYLEDWSTPDVLKWAWEKFSSRSAIGTSFQGAGLVMMHLAKINQLPIPVFTLDTGLLFPETLELKKRLEDFFEIKIETLTPDYTVEEQAKHFGDKLWEREPDQCCTLRKVVPLQAKLKTLDCWITGLRREQSEARASIGVFELYEVDPGKEIIKLNPMAKWERDAVWAYIKQHKIPYNPLHDRGYRSIGCYTCTRLITEGENERAGRWIGFNKTECGIHTFMQRKK; translated from the coding sequence ATGGATTTTTTTGAAGGTGCAGAATATTTAGAAGATTGGTCAACACCAGATGTCTTAAAATGGGCTTGGGAAAAATTTTCGAGTCGAAGTGCTATTGGAACCAGTTTTCAGGGTGCAGGTCTCGTGATGATGCATTTAGCAAAAATCAATCAACTACCCATTCCTGTTTTTACCTTAGACACCGGCCTGCTTTTTCCAGAAACGTTAGAACTAAAAAAACGTTTGGAAGATTTTTTTGAAATAAAAATAGAAACCTTAACTCCCGATTATACCGTAGAAGAACAAGCCAAACATTTTGGCGACAAACTTTGGGAGCGCGAACCCGACCAATGTTGCACCCTAAGAAAAGTGGTGCCATTACAAGCAAAACTAAAAACTTTGGATTGCTGGATAACCGGCTTGCGTCGAGAGCAAAGTGAAGCACGTGCTTCTATTGGTGTATTCGAACTTTACGAAGTTGATCCGGGAAAAGAAATTATCAAATTAAATCCTATGGCAAAATGGGAGAGGGATGCCGTTTGGGCTTATATTAAACAACACAAAATACCTTACAATCCCTTGCACGATCGCGGCTATCGTAGCATCGGTTGCTACACTTGCACACGTTTAATTACGGAAGGTGAAAATGAAAGAGCTGGTCGCTGGATTGGCTTTAATAAAACGGAGTGTGGCATCCACACTTTCATGCAACGAAAAAAATAA
- a CDS encoding Fe-Mn family superoxide dismutase, translating to MKYPQYENKQEQLLAKVKGKTGKISDKTHEEHMKLYTGYVNKTNGIFQALEKLGVPDPADAAVANQIFSTLRSLKTGLTFAIGGLKNHEIYFDCLGGDGKASGKIAELIDRDFGSYDNYVKELKATGMSGRGWAWTGIDHFTGKLFNYIGDAQDTFPVWNVTPLLALDVYEHAYYSDFYTARAAYIDEFIKYIDWHAVNARLPKGL from the coding sequence ATGAAATATCCACAATACGAAAATAAGCAGGAACAGTTATTGGCGAAGGTGAAAGGGAAAACGGGGAAGATTTCGGACAAAACCCATGAAGAACATATGAAGCTTTACACGGGTTATGTGAATAAAACGAATGGGATTTTTCAAGCTTTGGAGAAGTTAGGAGTGCCGGATCCTGCTGATGCTGCGGTAGCGAATCAGATTTTTTCTACGTTGCGCTCTTTGAAAACGGGTTTAACGTTTGCTATTGGCGGATTGAAAAATCATGAGATTTATTTCGATTGTTTAGGAGGGGATGGCAAAGCTTCTGGCAAAATTGCGGAATTAATTGATCGCGATTTTGGTTCATACGATAATTATGTGAAGGAACTGAAAGCAACCGGCATGTCGGGTCGCGGTTGGGCTTGGACCGGTATTGATCACTTTACGGGCAAATTGTTTAATTATATCGGTGATGCACAGGACACTTTTCCGGTATGGAATGTGACACCTTTATTAGCACTAGATGTGTATGAACATGCTTATTATAGTGATTTTTATACCGCTCGTGCTGCTTATATTGATGAGTTTATTAAATATATCGACTGGCATGCTGTAAATGCCCGGTTGCCAAAGGGTTTATAA
- a CDS encoding phage holin family protein has product MSAPPRIGSWFSSIKHLSESILEAIKTRMELFCLEWQEEKKRVFILFVSAIIGVVLFFLFLFSFTAAIIISTWETDYRYAVVWALSALYALLTGLSVWIVIRQVKLATPPFKATIEELRKDYSWLRSHN; this is encoded by the coding sequence ATGAGCGCTCCCCCTCGCATTGGTTCATGGTTTTCATCCATTAAACATTTATCCGAATCGATCCTAGAAGCGATAAAAACGCGAATGGAGTTGTTTTGCCTGGAATGGCAGGAAGAAAAAAAACGTGTTTTTATCCTTTTTGTTAGCGCTATCATCGGTGTAGTTTTATTTTTCCTTTTTCTTTTTTCTTTCACAGCAGCAATTATCATCTCCACCTGGGAAACCGATTATCGCTATGCTGTGGTGTGGGCATTGAGCGCTCTTTACGCGCTTTTAACAGGATTATCCGTTTGGATCGTTATCCGACAGGTTAAATTAGCAACTCCTCCCTTTAAAGCAACGATTGAAGAACTTCGAAAGGATTATTCATGGCTTCGCTCTCACAATTAA
- a CDS encoding DUF883 family protein, with the protein MSEATTMTKTNTKNKLISDFKTVIGDIEVLLKEASGQLGDKASGLKEKLNDGMQKARKQLDELESVAKDKGREAVRVTDDFVHDRPWESIGIGFGIGVLVGILLNRR; encoded by the coding sequence ATGAGCGAAGCGACTACTATGACAAAAACTAATACAAAAAATAAATTAATTTCCGATTTTAAGACTGTCATCGGAGATATCGAGGTTTTGTTAAAAGAAGCTTCAGGACAACTCGGAGATAAAGCTTCAGGACTTAAAGAAAAATTAAATGACGGCATGCAAAAAGCCCGAAAACAACTCGACGAATTAGAAAGCGTAGCCAAAGACAAAGGACGCGAAGCTGTGCGCGTAACTGACGATTTTGTTCACGATCGCCCATGGGAATCCATTGGTATTGGATTTGGCATCGGTGTTTTGGTAGGTATCCTGCTCAATCGTCGTTAA
- the ilvN gene encoding acetolactate synthase small subunit produces MRHTISILVENKFGVLTRVSGLFSGRGYNIETLNVGPTHDPKTSRMTMVVSGDDRVLEQVTKQLYKLVDVIEVIDFKNGDCVSREMVLVKVKIDSKTRSEVMQMCDIFRTKIVDVQPHSLTIELTGDEGKVEKFLELMGNFGILDLSRTGKIALKRTKK; encoded by the coding sequence GTGAGACATACCATTTCCATTTTGGTTGAGAATAAATTCGGAGTTCTAACCCGAGTTTCCGGTCTATTCTCGGGTCGAGGCTATAACATCGAAACTCTAAACGTAGGCCCCACTCACGATCCAAAAACCTCTCGTATGACGATGGTAGTTTCAGGAGATGATCGAGTTTTGGAACAGGTCACCAAGCAACTTTATAAATTGGTAGACGTGATTGAAGTGATTGATTTTAAAAATGGTGATTGTGTCAGCCGCGAAATGGTCTTGGTAAAAGTAAAAATTGATTCCAAAACCCGTAGCGAAGTCATGCAAATGTGCGATATTTTTCGAACTAAAATCGTAGATGTGCAGCCTCACTCTCTTACCATCGAATTAACCGGTGATGAAGGCAAAGTAGAAAAATTTCTCGAACTCATGGGTAACTTTGGAATCTTAGATTTAAGCCGCACTGGCAAAATTGCTTTAAAACGAACGAAAAAATAG
- the ilvC gene encoding ketol-acid reductoisomerase, whose product MAAKIYNDKDASLAPLKGKIVAVLGFGSQGHAHALNLKESGVKVIIGLYKGSKSIPVAKKLGFSVYETAEAVKRADLIMIAIPDTKQPKAYKRDIAPSLSAGKTLVFSHGFSIHFKTVVPPKNVNVIMVAPKGPGHIVRRQFLEGKGVPSLIAIYQNPTGTAKKLALAWAKGIGGTRAGVIETTFKEETETDLFGEQTVLCGGCTALIQAGYETLVEAGYSPEMAYFECLHELKLIVDLINEAGISGMRFSISETAKWGDVSVGPKIIDKSVKARMKQSLKEIQNGKFAKNWIREYEGGYKKYNALLKAGENHSIEKVGARLRGLMPWIKKKNIKGAQAAY is encoded by the coding sequence ATGGCAGCAAAAATATATAATGATAAAGATGCCTCATTAGCACCATTAAAAGGTAAGATAGTGGCAGTGCTCGGATTTGGTTCTCAAGGTCATGCACATGCACTCAATTTAAAAGAAAGTGGAGTCAAAGTAATTATTGGTCTTTATAAAGGCAGTAAGTCGATTCCAGTTGCAAAAAAATTAGGTTTTTCAGTATACGAAACAGCAGAAGCAGTCAAACGAGCTGATCTCATTATGATTGCAATCCCTGACACCAAACAACCCAAAGCTTACAAGCGGGATATTGCTCCAAGCCTATCTGCAGGTAAAACACTCGTTTTTTCACATGGATTTTCTATCCATTTTAAAACGGTAGTTCCTCCCAAAAATGTCAACGTCATTATGGTGGCTCCTAAAGGTCCGGGGCATATTGTTCGACGCCAGTTTTTGGAGGGCAAAGGTGTGCCATCATTAATTGCTATTTATCAAAATCCGACAGGCACAGCCAAAAAACTAGCATTAGCCTGGGCAAAAGGCATTGGTGGCACACGCGCTGGCGTGATTGAAACAACTTTCAAAGAGGAAACGGAAACCGATTTATTTGGAGAACAAACGGTCCTTTGCGGCGGTTGCACCGCTTTAATTCAAGCCGGTTATGAAACCTTAGTAGAAGCTGGTTATTCACCTGAAATGGCTTACTTTGAATGCTTACATGAATTAAAGTTAATTGTTGATTTGATTAACGAAGCTGGCATCAGCGGCATGCGCTTTTCCATTTCTGAAACTGCAAAATGGGGTGATGTCAGCGTAGGTCCCAAAATTATTGATAAAAGTGTCAAAGCTCGGATGAAACAATCGCTTAAAGAAATTCAAAATGGCAAATTTGCTAAAAACTGGATTCGCGAATACGAAGGCGGTTATAAAAAATATAATGCCCTTCTTAAAGCTGGCGAAAATCACTCCATCGAAAAAGTAGGCGCACGCTTGCGAGGGTTAATGCCTTGGATTAAAAAGAAAAATATCAAGGGCGCCCAAGCAGCTTATTAA
- a CDS encoding SBBP repeat-containing protein, with product MRLFNIISLTFFSVISFLRADNFTLIESNNNPDMASWIDAVAIDIHGNAFVVGSFDGSNGESFDFDPSPLSVLNLTDEGENMFIAKFSPAGQLIWVKHIHNQDGISARDLKIDSKTQDLILTGSFASKTDFDPGPGVFELEKDDFEMYVLKLNNNGDFVWAKQIEGQQTPMGIGGAKPRGLTVDSSGNILITGSFFVKCDFDPSANQTILTPVAGNDIFVLKLNAAGNLVWVKQMGGKGGTGSLNDYEYGKAIGVDRTGNVYVGGIFTKTADFDPGAGQFLLNSAGEYDIFIAKLTASGNFVWAKRIGGGNAEVLSDLALDIADEIVFCGWFANTVDFNPNGPIFNLVSAGGNDIYVAKLDRDGNFVWAKRMGGVGNEGAYALALDKSNTGSEPFTTEPIFLTGTFNDVVDFDPGPETKTINGISLSTIFTASVDGSGNFRWAQAFQGGEINFNTPHDLASDNEGNAIVVGQYKGTVDFDPGIGLAQFADLETGFFSVKLNGRNGLLRANSAKFDFSLDTDILFQNTLTGDSEIWLMNGFQKVQGGIKIQKDGFMPSPNWRIAAVGDFNRDVHSDILMENKVTGEREIWLLDPVFPNQNKVKESVSLGTIDVNWQIAATGEFNNDGNTDIVWQNNQTGERLIWFMWSTTPFSGAFLPIVPSEWKIVGSGFFDDNERTDLVWQNTITKEKVIWTMSDNLEIQTGFSFGVAGNWEFVGTGFFNNDNRSDIILENKGTQQRVIWFANPKFNSEVKFNNAAVLPNFSTQWEIRNR from the coding sequence ATGAGATTATTTAATATTATTTCCCTTACTTTTTTTTCTGTCATCAGCTTTTTACGTGCCGATAATTTTACTTTGATTGAAAGTAATAATAATCCTGACATGGCATCATGGATTGATGCTGTTGCAATCGATATTCATGGCAATGCCTTTGTAGTGGGTTCATTTGATGGAAGTAATGGTGAAAGTTTTGATTTCGATCCTTCTCCTTTAAGTGTTCTCAATTTGACGGATGAAGGTGAAAATATGTTCATTGCTAAGTTTTCTCCGGCGGGTCAATTAATATGGGTAAAGCATATTCATAATCAAGACGGCATTAGCGCAAGAGATTTAAAAATTGATTCGAAAACTCAAGATTTGATTTTGACTGGTTCATTTGCTTCCAAAACGGATTTTGATCCCGGACCTGGTGTCTTTGAGTTGGAAAAAGATGACTTTGAGATGTACGTGTTAAAATTAAATAATAATGGGGATTTTGTTTGGGCGAAACAGATCGAAGGACAACAAACGCCTATGGGTATTGGTGGAGCAAAACCACGAGGACTCACTGTGGACTCGTCAGGCAATATTTTAATAACCGGTAGTTTTTTTGTGAAATGTGATTTTGATCCGAGCGCGAATCAAACCATTTTAACTCCTGTAGCTGGAAATGATATTTTTGTTTTAAAGTTGAATGCCGCAGGAAATTTGGTGTGGGTGAAGCAAATGGGTGGGAAAGGAGGCACCGGATCTCTAAACGATTATGAATATGGCAAGGCCATCGGTGTGGATCGCACAGGCAATGTCTACGTGGGTGGTATTTTTACAAAAACGGCAGATTTTGATCCTGGAGCAGGACAATTTTTATTAAACAGTGCGGGAGAGTATGATATTTTTATTGCTAAACTTACAGCTTCCGGAAATTTTGTTTGGGCAAAAAGAATTGGAGGAGGCAACGCTGAGGTTCTCAGCGATTTAGCTTTGGATATTGCGGATGAGATAGTTTTTTGTGGGTGGTTTGCTAATACAGTGGACTTTAACCCTAATGGTCCCATTTTTAATCTAGTGAGCGCTGGAGGTAATGATATCTATGTTGCGAAATTGGATCGAGATGGAAATTTCGTTTGGGCGAAACGCATGGGAGGAGTTGGCAATGAAGGCGCTTATGCATTAGCTTTGGACAAATCCAATACCGGATCAGAGCCCTTTACGACAGAGCCTATTTTTCTAACAGGAACTTTTAATGATGTAGTAGATTTTGATCCCGGACCAGAAACTAAGACTATTAATGGAATTTCCCTGAGTACCATTTTTACCGCAAGCGTGGATGGATCAGGCAATTTTCGCTGGGCTCAAGCCTTTCAGGGAGGCGAGATAAATTTTAATACCCCTCATGATTTAGCTAGTGACAATGAGGGAAATGCAATCGTTGTCGGACAATACAAAGGCACAGTGGATTTTGATCCCGGTATTGGATTAGCACAATTTGCTGATCTTGAAACTGGATTTTTCAGCGTAAAATTAAATGGACGGAACGGCTTGTTGCGAGCCAATAGCGCTAAATTCGATTTTTCTTTGGATACTGATATTTTATTTCAAAACACCTTAACGGGCGATAGCGAAATCTGGTTGATGAATGGATTTCAAAAAGTGCAAGGAGGAATTAAAATTCAAAAAGATGGTTTTATGCCATCGCCCAATTGGCGCATTGCGGCCGTCGGCGATTTTAATCGGGATGTGCATTCGGATATCCTCATGGAAAATAAAGTCACGGGAGAACGAGAAATTTGGTTGCTAGATCCAGTTTTCCCTAATCAAAATAAAGTAAAAGAGTCAGTCTCTCTTGGAACCATTGATGTCAACTGGCAAATTGCCGCAACAGGCGAATTTAATAATGATGGCAACACTGATATTGTCTGGCAAAACAATCAAACTGGAGAACGGTTGATCTGGTTTATGTGGAGCACCACACCTTTTTCTGGAGCATTTTTGCCTATTGTTCCCTCAGAGTGGAAAATCGTTGGGAGCGGTTTCTTCGATGACAACGAACGCACTGACCTTGTTTGGCAAAACACCATTACCAAAGAAAAAGTAATTTGGACAATGAGCGATAATTTAGAGATTCAAACCGGTTTTTCCTTTGGCGTTGCGGGCAATTGGGAATTTGTTGGAACAGGATTTTTTAATAATGATAATCGTTCCGATATCATTTTGGAAAATAAGGGCACTCAGCAACGTGTGATCTGGTTTGCAAATCCTAAATTTAATAGCGAAGTGAAATTTAACAACGCTGCTGTCTTACCTAATTTTTCTACCCAGTGGGAAATAAGAAATCGCTAG
- the nadD gene encoding nicotinate (nicotinamide) nucleotide adenylyltransferase, with amino-acid sequence MKIAIYGGTFDPVHQGHLILARTALETFRWDKLYFVPCAQSPHKKHNPVASNQDRLKMLQLAIKGETRLKVDDFEIRQGGISYSIDTVSYFQKKFPRAKLFWLLGSDQIAKLKTWHRFEELKQKVTFTFLNRDETKKGALRNKFLLTRRIDISATAIRSRIKKCLSIRYLVTEEVAHYIKRKKIYSS; translated from the coding sequence ATGAAAATTGCAATTTACGGCGGAACTTTTGATCCCGTGCATCAAGGACATCTCATTTTAGCACGCACTGCGCTAGAAACTTTTCGTTGGGATAAACTTTATTTTGTTCCCTGCGCACAATCGCCCCATAAAAAACACAATCCCGTAGCTAGCAACCAAGATCGCTTGAAAATGTTGCAACTGGCGATCAAAGGGGAAACACGGCTCAAAGTGGATGATTTTGAAATTCGACAGGGTGGTATTTCTTATTCGATTGATACTGTAAGCTATTTCCAAAAAAAATTTCCTCGAGCAAAACTATTTTGGTTATTGGGATCGGATCAAATCGCTAAATTAAAAACGTGGCACCGTTTTGAAGAGTTGAAACAAAAAGTGACCTTTACTTTTTTAAATCGCGATGAAACAAAGAAAGGAGCACTCCGAAATAAATTTTTATTAACTCGTCGAATCGATATTAGTGCCACAGCAATTCGTTCTCGAATCAAAAAATGTTTATCGATTCGCTATCTTGTAACAGAAGAAGTCGCTCATTATATCAAAAGGAAAAAAATTTATTCTTCATGA